A segment of the Gossypium hirsutum isolate 1008001.06 chromosome D10, Gossypium_hirsutum_v2.1, whole genome shotgun sequence genome:
GGTTTCAACTAAACTCTAACGATACCGACTGAATTATCGTTTCCACGTAAAGCAATCGTATCACTCCACGAACTAACAAGTTCACCTAGAATATCTGGGGTTGGCGAATCGTCTCATAAAAGAGACCACCAAACCCTAGAGTTCGCCAACCTTAGAGTTTGTCAAATGGCGAATTGCAACAAGACGTCCGTCACAAGGGTGTACTAATAAATTAACGCAACACACCAACCCAACACTTTAACTGATAATTCATCCCATTACTACTATGGCTTACTTAATTATACACGAACAACAAATTGGTATGATTTATGCCGAGTGGGTTGTTACTTTCTTGCTTATAATATAACAATTTATAacttaaacatgcataaaaataattttttaaaattgaatctaGGTGTAGTTATCTGCGTAATTACTTCAATTCTCACCCTTTCCTTAAGAATTGAAATGTGTAATTGGAGTGCTCTAATTACACTTAATTCAATGAGACCTACAAATTACAATTATACCACTATGTGTAATTATAAGCAATTACAGACAAATTTAATTACTAGATGGTTTTCCAAACACCTCTTTAATGAACTTGGTGTGAGTTTTTCTTAGGCTTGTGTTCCTTTTCTTCTCTGGTCCACTGCCTGAGAAATGGAGAAGAGAAGTTTTTGTTGTTGTTCAACGAAATGAAGAAGGGAAATTAGGTTTTAAcattttagggatttttttataaattgaaaatgaaaaatattaatatataacataggttttttatttgaaatacgTGGATATTACGTGGAATTAGAAAAATTCACATTAGACTTCTGTTAGAACTCAATGCCTCGTAATTCGATGAGAAGTTTTTAATAGTTAAGGGATAGCATTTTAAAGTAAAGTGATTGAagtgtaaatttattaataatttaatgactatgggtgtaatttaaccaaataaaaatggaaaaaagaaaagtgaaatGACCAACTAATCCCTCAATCTTTGTTCAAACAGCTTCCCATCTCCATTTTGGATAAAAATCGTCTGGGTCGAAATTTGCTAAAAGGTGGGGCGTTCTGCAGAAGGTACCCAATTTCTTCAAGCTATGGAAATTTCTTTTTTGaactctccttttttttttatctatttcttAACATCTATGATGGGCTTTCCCCTGAACTTTTTGCAGTAATTATTAGCATTCTCGGGGCAGCATATATTTACTGGGCAAGAAAGGTACTCAAAATCATATTTCagttttcaataataaaaaaaacctgTAATTGCAATGAACATGACAAAGAATTTGACTAACTCTGGATTGTTTGCCATCAAGGTAACCAGCCACTTTGGGCGGACTCTAATTTATTGCTTCAGATTCAACCAACAATGGCTCTTAATCTTGCCCCAAAGATTTCTGTCCCTAATATCAACTCCATGGAGAGACCTCAAACTAAATGTAAGCCACAATTTTCTATTACTTTTCTACCTTcctttttaaaataattcatgATTTCTATTTATGCTCGGTTGAGGCAAACAATAGGGTTCGAATTTTACTACAAACTATGATTTGCCTCATAATATATGCTTTTAACAGTTAGCTATATTCCTTGTATTAGTATTTACATCAAATGCTTCCAGATTGACCGTTTTGTTGCTCATCAATCTCAATTATTTGTTGAACCACAGTTGGTAAACTGCAATTTAGGTGTTATGTAGTTGAACCATCTTTCTCGAGTCGTCGTCGAATAATAGCACGTACTACCACTGCCACATTGTTGGCTGTTCTGACCTTCAACTGCATTTCGACTCCATTACCAGTACGGGCCGAATCGGACGAGGACCAAGGTGTTGCAGGGGCTATTAAATCGTTGTTTGATCCTAATGAGAAAACGAAGTCAGGTAAAGTGTTGCCAAAGGCTTATGTAAAGTCGGCAAGAGAAGTCGTGAAAACGCTGCGCGAATCGCTGAAGGAGGATCCCAAGGATGTCGCTAAATTTAGACGAACGGCGGATTCGGCAAAGGAGTCGATCCGAGATTATTTGAGTAATTGGAGGGAGCAAGAGAAGGTGGCTGGTGAGGTATGCATGTATCTTCTACTGTCCTTGACTGATGAATGGTTTAAAAGCATTAGATTTCACTGATACTCTTTATAAACATCTGCATCATAGGAATCATATATGGAACTGGAAAAGGCGATTAGAGCACTGGCCAGTTTCTACTCAAAGGCAGGTCCCTCTGCTCCATTGCCAGAAGAGATTAAGAATGAGATATTGAATGATTTGAGCACAGCTGAAGAATTTTTGTAGTGCACATGATACATATATACAGCTCCTTAGTTGAAAGCagtgttgttattattattattattttggttgtTTAAGTTTGATgcatttatttgataaaaatatgaaaaagttcGATAAGGCTCACGAGCTGTTCAAGTAAAGTATTATTAAGCTCGAATTTGGTATGATAATTACTAAAtcgaatttgaattttttttcgaggCGAACTCGAATAGCTTACAAACATCAATATCTCATTTACACCCCTAGTTATACCGGAAGTAATTACTTATCATCTAGGTCTAGGTTGTAGTACACAAAAGTAATTGTaacaattcattttattttcaatttttaaaaagaaaattgctCCTCGAAAGTAAAAATATTCATGAGTCGAAATAGTTTAAATTCAAATTAGGTATGTGTATTGATATTAATACAATTTATATTTTACCAATTTCGGTCTAACTAAAAATACTAGTTTCAAATTATTCACACCTTGGACAAGTTGagttaatctcattataggttttgattatatcttttcttttttgatacaatgcttaGAACTATTCATAACTCTTCCACAACCCATAAATGGAAGGATAATACACTTCAACGTACTCGAACTCACATCCTCTTACATTAACAACAATACCTATactaatcgagctaagactcaatcgacatatatatttatatttatatttatatttatatttatatttgtattaaaTCACTAACTCAACAACAATTAAATCCATTActcaaaaccttaaaaaaaactaTCCAACTAAATAactcaacccaaaatataaaattttaaaaattatatttaatacaataaaatatttattatatttatttatgttctttaatataataaaacattcaTTATACTTTggtagtgttttttaatataaataatttttaatgtgttagtaaATTAGCGATTTTTGTgcatttaatgtattatattttttaaaaaaattatttttaaataaaactaatctaaaaaaattcaaatatgggcTAGCCGGGTATGACTCGAGTTTACCTTTCTTAAATTAggtcgggcttggacaaaaaagtAAGTTTATTTTTCGGGTCAAACCGGATTCagacttgaaaaattaatttaaatacctTGCATGAATTTGACTCGAACCCTATCCGACTCATTATCACCTCAAATTATAGTATCTTATCTCACCCCATCTTTCTGTCCATTTGTCAAAATGTTGTCTCTTGCATGCTCATGAAAGCCGAGGAGGAATGGAGTTAAAATTATCTTTAATGGCCTAGCTATATGTCACTTGCTTGTCCTTGATGATTGCTTTCTCTTCTTCAAAGCTACTGTGTGGTGATGCAGAACCGTCGAGAACATTTTGAATCATTTCTATGAAGTGTTCAAAATTCCTTAGCCCGTCGTGTAGACCTAATTATTGAAGATGGTTCAATGGAATTCTTAACATCAAGGCAAAGGTACACTAGAAAAGTATCTGGGTGTTGATTTAGGAAACCTATCCAAAAACAGGGTATTCTTCCGACTGACAATAATCCAAAACAATTGAAGGATGCTGCTATCACTACTACCGAAGACATGCCCCCCATAATTTTGCTCATTTCTGTCTAACAAAGCTTAGACATACTCcatgcttattattattttattaagctAAACCAAATCATACATCCCTTAATCTCATCTTTGTTTCTCctttttacacattcattcatcATAGCCCAATTTGAAATAGTTTTACCCTTGAATAAGGTTTTCAAAGTTGGAGCTGGGTcttagttttcattaaaaataccttttagttttaaattatatttaaaagggTTAAAGTAGTTGGAAGATCCCTGTATTATAGAGATTGTATTAAATTAGTctctttattattaaatgaattaatttaatttgtatattattaaaaagaatctaATAAGTTCAAATCATATCAAAGATAACATTTATTGTATAAGAaatatcttgaattttttttcatttacaatttaattctaaaCAAAGGTGTTCATTTATAAAACCAAAATAACTAAAATAGTAACTCTTTTGAACAACAAATGTCAACTCTATTTCAATTTgatcttatttgatttttttaatagtaaaaggactaatttgattcATTTAATAGTAGATAGCCTAATTTGATATAATCTCTATAATACATGGATTTCCCAAATAGTTTCAcctatttaaaagtaaaaataaaatttaagcctATTGGATTTGCCCAACAGATAAACACTTTCAAGGTCCTAAAACTTGAGAAAGATAGAGAAGTAAAATATTATGAGCGTTGAAAATTGGATTAAACTTATCACACGATTCGTTCGTCATAGATTTAGGCACACGTGCCTTATGCACGAACCTCACACATCAGGGCAGG
Coding sequences within it:
- the LOC107896634 gene encoding photosystem II D1 precursor processing protein PSB27-H2, chloroplastic, which translates into the protein MALNLAPKISVPNINSMERPQTKFGKLQFRCYVVEPSFSSRRRIIARTTTATLLAVLTFNCISTPLPVRAESDEDQGVAGAIKSLFDPNEKTKSGKVLPKAYVKSAREVVKTLRESLKEDPKDVAKFRRTADSAKESIRDYLSNWREQEKVAGEESYMELEKAIRALASFYSKAGPSAPLPEEIKNEILNDLSTAEEFL